From Streptomyces sp. NBC_00683, one genomic window encodes:
- a CDS encoding MFS transporter, translating to MTQTTESAARDDDRRTTPADAPRRSSRPRIHRAWIVAAVTFVTIIGGAAFNSLPGLLIDPLHTEFGWSRGEIGLAVSIDMALYGLTAPFAAALMDRFGIRRVVVVALSAVAAGALASVWMTASWQLMIYWGLLVGLGTGSMAMAFSATVTNRWFVARRGLVTGILTAAGASGQLVFLPLCAWIVDEHGWRPASVTVALAALVVVPFVWLLMRDHPADVGLAPYGGPYVEKPAPAVGAATRTVRVLLDAARTGPFWLLAGSFAICGASTNGLIRTHFVPSAHDHGMEITAAASLLAVIGIFDIIGTVFSGWLTDRFDARRLLAVYYALRGISLLFLPMLMAPAVHPSMLFFIIFYGLDWVATVPPTLALCREHYGEDSAIVFGWVLASHQVGAALVAFLGGVARDVFGSYDVVWYASGALCASAALMALVIRRKPADGALKDAAVG from the coding sequence GTGACACAGACAACCGAAAGCGCCGCCAGGGACGACGACCGTCGGACCACTCCCGCCGACGCACCCCGCCGTTCCTCCCGCCCGCGCATCCACCGGGCATGGATCGTGGCCGCCGTCACCTTCGTGACGATCATCGGCGGGGCCGCCTTCAACTCCCTCCCCGGCCTCCTCATCGACCCCCTCCACACGGAGTTCGGCTGGTCGCGCGGGGAGATCGGCCTTGCCGTCTCGATCGACATGGCGCTGTACGGGCTCACCGCGCCGTTCGCCGCCGCACTCATGGACCGGTTCGGCATCCGCAGGGTCGTGGTGGTCGCGCTGAGCGCGGTGGCCGCCGGGGCGCTGGCGAGCGTCTGGATGACGGCGTCCTGGCAGCTGATGATCTACTGGGGCCTGCTCGTCGGCCTGGGTACCGGCTCGATGGCCATGGCCTTCTCGGCCACCGTCACCAACCGCTGGTTCGTCGCCCGCCGGGGTCTGGTCACCGGCATCCTCACCGCGGCCGGCGCCTCCGGCCAGCTGGTCTTCCTCCCCCTGTGCGCCTGGATCGTCGACGAGCACGGCTGGCGGCCGGCCTCGGTGACGGTCGCCCTCGCCGCGCTCGTCGTCGTCCCGTTCGTCTGGCTCCTGATGCGGGACCACCCGGCCGACGTGGGGCTCGCTCCGTACGGCGGTCCGTACGTGGAGAAGCCGGCTCCCGCGGTGGGCGCGGCGACCCGTACCGTACGGGTCCTGCTCGACGCGGCCCGCACGGGGCCGTTCTGGCTGCTGGCCGGCTCGTTCGCCATCTGCGGCGCCTCCACCAACGGCCTGATCCGCACCCACTTCGTGCCCTCGGCCCACGACCACGGCATGGAGATCACCGCGGCGGCCTCGCTGTTGGCGGTCATCGGGATCTTCGACATCATCGGCACGGTATTCAGCGGCTGGCTCACGGACCGCTTCGACGCCCGCAGGCTGCTGGCCGTCTACTACGCGCTGCGGGGCATCTCGCTGCTGTTCCTGCCGATGCTGATGGCACCGGCCGTGCACCCGTCGATGCTGTTCTTCATCATCTTCTACGGTCTGGACTGGGTCGCCACGGTCCCGCCGACCCTGGCCCTGTGCCGCGAGCACTACGGCGAGGACAGCGCGATCGTCTTCGGCTGGGTGCTGGCCTCGCACCAGGTGGGCGCGGCCCTGGTCGCGTTCCTGGGCGGCGTCGCACGTGATGTGTTCGGTTCGTACGACGTGGTCTGGTACGCGTCGGGGGCACTGTGCGCGTCGGCCGCCCTGATGGCGCTGGTGATCCGGCGGAAGCCTGCCGACGGCGCGCTGAAGGACGCGGCCGTCGGCTGA
- a CDS encoding ribosomal maturation YjgA family protein, producing the protein MKEKSAGPAFIPSVAGSRAVAAAAALVTVAAGLGVRSVAGGELAKYAGDALYTVLIHALVLFLVPRVRPLTAAGSALAFSWAVEAAQLTGVPAQLSGRSTVARLVLGSTFNAPDLFWYVVGAALAWAVHTVYRNRSGA; encoded by the coding sequence GTGAAGGAAAAGTCGGCGGGCCCCGCATTCATTCCCTCGGTGGCCGGTTCCCGGGCGGTGGCGGCGGCAGCAGCTCTTGTGACGGTGGCGGCGGGGCTCGGCGTGCGGTCCGTGGCGGGCGGTGAGCTCGCGAAGTACGCGGGGGACGCGCTCTACACCGTACTGATCCACGCCCTCGTCCTGTTCCTCGTGCCCAGGGTGCGGCCGCTGACGGCTGCGGGGTCGGCCCTCGCGTTCAGCTGGGCGGTCGAAGCGGCGCAGTTGACGGGGGTCCCGGCCCAGCTGTCCGGGCGGAGCACGGTGGCCCGGCTGGTGCTCGGCTCGACGTTCAACGCCCCCGACCTGTTCTGGTACGTGGTGGGAGCCGCCCTGGCCTGGGCCGTGCACACCGTGTACCGGAACAGGTCCGGCGCCTGA
- a CDS encoding GlxA family transcriptional regulator, with amino-acid sequence MPHRVVVLALDGLLPFELGIPQRIFGRSLSSEPLNRGTKLYDVVTCSVRPPGKVATDADFSIVVEHGPEALATADTVVVPASYELGPVYSEGRLTDELAAAFAYIRPGTRMVSICTGGYVLAAAGYLDGRPATTHWSSADHFQRLFPNVRVDPDVLFIDDGDVLTSAGVAAGIDLCLHIVRRDHGTAVANDVARRTVVPPHRDGGQAQYIQRPVPETQFATTTGARAWALGRLEQPILLRDLAHQESMSVRTFTRRFREEVGISPGQWLTQQRVERARQLLESTDLSVDQVARDAGFGTATSLRQHVQAALGVSPTVYRRTFRSTVPGQGR; translated from the coding sequence ATGCCGCACCGCGTCGTCGTACTCGCCCTCGACGGGCTGCTCCCCTTCGAACTGGGCATTCCCCAGCGGATCTTCGGCCGTTCACTGAGCTCCGAGCCCCTCAACAGGGGCACGAAACTGTACGACGTCGTGACCTGCTCCGTCCGCCCGCCGGGCAAGGTGGCCACCGACGCGGACTTCAGCATCGTCGTCGAGCACGGCCCCGAGGCACTGGCGACCGCGGACACGGTCGTCGTCCCCGCCTCGTACGAGCTCGGCCCGGTGTACTCGGAGGGCAGGCTCACCGACGAGCTCGCCGCCGCTTTCGCGTACATCAGGCCGGGTACGCGGATGGTCTCCATCTGCACGGGGGGCTACGTCCTGGCCGCCGCCGGCTACCTCGACGGCCGCCCCGCCACCACGCACTGGTCCTCCGCCGACCACTTCCAACGGCTCTTCCCGAACGTCCGCGTCGATCCGGACGTCCTGTTCATCGACGACGGCGACGTCCTGACCTCCGCCGGGGTCGCCGCCGGAATCGACCTCTGCCTGCACATCGTGCGCCGCGACCACGGCACCGCCGTCGCCAACGACGTCGCCCGCCGCACCGTCGTCCCCCCGCACCGCGACGGAGGCCAGGCCCAGTACATCCAGCGGCCCGTCCCCGAGACGCAGTTCGCGACGACGACCGGCGCGCGGGCCTGGGCGCTCGGCAGGCTGGAACAGCCGATCCTGCTCCGCGACCTGGCGCACCAGGAGTCGATGAGCGTACGGACGTTCACCCGCCGCTTCCGCGAGGAGGTCGGCATCAGCCCGGGGCAGTGGCTCACCCAGCAGCGGGTGGAACGGGCGCGGCAGCTGCTGGAGTCCACGGACCTGTCGGTCGACCAGGTGGCACGGGACGCGGGGTTCGGTACGGCCACGTCCCTGCGGCAGCATGTCCAGGCGGCGCTGGGGGTGTCGCCGACGGTGTACCGGCGTACGTTCCGCTCGACGGTCCCCGGGCAGGGACGCTAG
- a CDS encoding ATP-binding protein has product MQVLQVQLEVGPDPAEVGRARRWARSRLVGSGIEDDEPLAETLILLISELVTNAVVHTGCPAVLRMLFGSSGSTGTVRVEVADTSCCPPQPRHAEGEDTNGRGLELVDGLADRWGWLPEGAGKRIWCEVDRGGPVMVPVIQEQPGDLARRASL; this is encoded by the coding sequence GTGCAGGTGCTTCAGGTTCAGCTGGAGGTCGGGCCGGATCCCGCAGAGGTGGGGAGGGCCCGCAGATGGGCGCGGTCGCGACTGGTCGGGTCCGGAATAGAGGACGATGAGCCGCTCGCCGAGACGCTCATCCTGCTGATCTCGGAGCTCGTCACGAACGCGGTGGTCCACACGGGCTGCCCGGCCGTGCTGCGGATGCTGTTCGGCTCCTCGGGATCGACCGGGACGGTGCGGGTCGAGGTGGCCGACACCAGCTGTTGTCCTCCTCAGCCGCGTCACGCCGAGGGCGAGGACACCAACGGCCGTGGCCTGGAGCTGGTCGACGGCCTGGCGGACCGCTGGGGCTGGCTGCCGGAGGGCGCCGGGAAACGGATCTGGTGCGAGGTCGACCGGGGCGGCCCCGTGATGGTCCCGGTGATCCAGGAACAGCCGGGCGACCTCGCGCGACGGGCCAGTCTCTGA
- a CDS encoding EF-hand domain-containing protein — MDSAEYERKIAHRFAAFDQDGNGYIDRADFNAAASRLLTEFGTTARCDKGQALYTGAEAFWQGMAGIADVDGDQRVTREEFVGGAVKRLRDSPERFAEIARPFLRAAISVAGGAESAGSASAPVAAVERALRVLGAEDAVAGVAARSLDADGDGRIAESDAVAAFAAYFTVIEPDA, encoded by the coding sequence ATGGACAGCGCAGAGTACGAGCGCAAGATCGCGCACCGCTTCGCCGCCTTCGACCAGGACGGCAACGGCTACATCGATCGCGCCGATTTCAACGCCGCGGCATCCCGTCTGCTCACCGAGTTCGGTACGACGGCCCGCTGCGACAAGGGGCAGGCCCTCTACACGGGCGCCGAGGCCTTCTGGCAGGGCATGGCGGGCATCGCCGATGTGGACGGGGACCAGCGTGTCACCCGTGAGGAGTTCGTGGGCGGGGCCGTGAAGCGGCTGCGTGACAGCCCCGAGCGCTTCGCGGAGATCGCCCGCCCGTTCCTGCGCGCGGCGATCTCCGTCGCCGGCGGAGCGGAGTCCGCCGGCTCGGCGTCCGCCCCTGTGGCGGCCGTGGAGCGGGCCCTGCGGGTCCTGGGCGCCGAGGACGCGGTCGCGGGCGTCGCGGCCCGGAGCCTGGACGCCGACGGGGACGGCCGGATCGCCGAATCGGACGCGGTGGCCGCGTTCGCGGCGTACTTCACCGTGATCGAGCCGGACGCGTAG
- a CDS encoding STAS domain-containing protein, protein MTLKVDETEQGEWTVLRIRGELDLVTSPVVRQSVHGAVAEGQHDVVLDLSGVLFCDSSGVGVLIASRRLMKSCGGRLRLILPARGAEDGSHVNKVLGALGVRRLFEVYPDAEAATDEESRPLTA, encoded by the coding sequence GTGACGCTGAAGGTGGACGAGACCGAACAGGGCGAGTGGACCGTGCTGCGGATCCGGGGCGAACTCGATCTGGTGACCTCACCCGTCGTACGCCAGTCCGTCCACGGGGCGGTGGCCGAGGGCCAGCACGACGTGGTCCTCGACCTCTCGGGCGTCCTCTTCTGCGACTCCAGCGGTGTCGGCGTGCTGATCGCATCCCGCCGCCTGATGAAGTCCTGCGGCGGCCGGCTGCGGCTGATCCTCCCGGCCAGGGGCGCGGAGGACGGCTCGCACGTCAACAAGGTGCTCGGTGCCCTGGGGGTGCGCCGCCTCTTCGAGGTCTACCCCGACGCCGAGGCCGCCACGGACGAGGAGTCCCGGCCCCTCACGGCGTGA
- a CDS encoding RNA polymerase sigma factor has translation MAKDAPPRWDRRMQQRLSRGEAAALGELYDRFAALIHSQAHRMLDDEEAADAVTREVFGYVWENPDAYDPKQGSMRSWVTRLTHHRSVQWLRRAHDDVDDDEAGSGGQDGTLSAEELEQRVRRATAAARADYIVASMPAPLRAALELAYIQRRDYRQTAADLGVTGDEARRRLRLGLQLLSTANNRPLEGFSPPGYGRAL, from the coding sequence ATGGCGAAGGACGCACCACCCCGCTGGGACCGCCGGATGCAACAGCGGCTGTCGCGCGGCGAGGCGGCGGCTCTCGGCGAGCTCTACGACCGGTTCGCGGCGCTCATCCACAGCCAGGCCCACCGGATGCTCGACGACGAGGAAGCCGCGGACGCGGTGACCCGCGAGGTGTTCGGCTACGTCTGGGAGAACCCCGACGCGTACGACCCCAAACAGGGCTCCATGAGGTCCTGGGTGACCCGGCTCACCCATCACCGGTCCGTGCAGTGGCTCCGCAGGGCACACGACGACGTCGATGACGACGAGGCCGGTTCCGGCGGCCAGGACGGCACCCTGTCGGCGGAGGAGCTGGAGCAGCGGGTGCGCAGGGCCACGGCCGCGGCCCGCGCCGACTACATCGTCGCGTCGATGCCCGCGCCGCTGCGCGCCGCACTGGAGCTCGCGTACATCCAGCGCCGGGACTACCGGCAGACCGCGGCCGACCTCGGTGTCACCGGGGACGAGGCCCGGCGCCGGCTGCGCCTGGGGCTGCAGCTGCTCTCGACCGCGAACAACCGTCCGCTGGAAGGCTTCTCACCGCCCGGATACGGGCGGGCGCTGTGA
- a CDS encoding zf-HC2 domain-containing protein, translating into MTGGNDGNGRDGENLGARRIPGPRAAADDSEDLTAMTPPEPGPPALSHKVLKSLLGAWALAACSAEETAAVEDHLTVCAPCAEEALRLRDAVGLLHSDVSLDLDPMLRARVLEGCLGRRPAKIPVPAWAAPYDAETARLDALLRDIGDSEWHAPVRLKWFEGERQVNRKTTVAGVIAHLMAVDGLVSTALGLDDPLGAGVKPLSPTERTETYWSAAFRPPTRAVREPWRDQSHTLIRTVSFAGRGVAEQSVPYGDFALPLQDSLLERAFECWVHGGDIADAVDYPYEPPAAAHLHRMIDLAARLLPATLAGRRRAGLAAPARQLVTAGSPGRSLHLEVEGRGGGNWYIALDSPAAVGSPDHTVAQVALDGVEFCRLVAGHVPPVEAAAGQEGDREAIRDVLFAAASLSRL; encoded by the coding sequence GTGACCGGGGGCAACGACGGGAACGGCCGCGACGGGGAGAACCTGGGCGCGCGGCGCATACCCGGACCACGGGCCGCCGCGGACGACAGCGAGGACCTCACGGCGATGACTCCCCCGGAGCCCGGCCCTCCGGCCCTCTCCCACAAGGTGCTCAAGTCCCTTCTCGGCGCCTGGGCCCTGGCCGCCTGTTCGGCCGAGGAGACCGCCGCGGTCGAGGACCACCTCACCGTGTGCGCACCCTGCGCGGAGGAGGCGCTGCGGCTGCGCGACGCCGTGGGGCTCCTGCACAGCGACGTCAGCCTGGACCTGGATCCGATGCTCCGGGCAAGGGTTCTGGAGGGCTGTCTGGGCCGCCGCCCGGCGAAGATCCCGGTCCCGGCCTGGGCCGCTCCCTACGACGCGGAGACCGCCAGGCTCGACGCCCTGCTCCGGGACATCGGCGACTCCGAGTGGCACGCGCCGGTCCGGCTGAAGTGGTTCGAGGGCGAGCGCCAGGTCAACCGCAAGACGACGGTGGCCGGAGTGATCGCCCATCTGATGGCCGTGGACGGCCTGGTCTCCACGGCTCTCGGGCTCGACGACCCGCTCGGAGCCGGTGTGAAGCCCCTGTCGCCGACGGAGCGCACCGAAACGTATTGGTCAGCCGCTTTCAGGCCGCCCACGCGGGCCGTCCGGGAACCCTGGCGCGACCAGAGCCACACCCTCATCCGTACGGTGTCCTTCGCCGGCCGCGGTGTCGCGGAACAGTCCGTTCCGTACGGGGACTTCGCCCTCCCGCTGCAGGACTCGCTCCTGGAGCGGGCCTTCGAGTGCTGGGTGCACGGCGGCGACATCGCGGACGCGGTGGACTACCCGTACGAGCCGCCCGCCGCCGCCCATCTCCACCGGATGATCGACCTGGCGGCCCGGCTGCTGCCCGCCACCCTCGCGGGCCGCCGCCGCGCCGGGCTGGCCGCGCCCGCCCGGCAGCTGGTCACGGCCGGATCCCCGGGCCGGTCCCTCCACCTGGAGGTCGAGGGCCGGGGCGGTGGCAACTGGTACATCGCGCTGGACTCACCGGCCGCCGTCGGCTCCCCCGACCACACGGTCGCGCAGGTCGCACTCGACGGCGTGGAGTTCTGCCGGCTGGTCGCCGGACATGTCCCGCCGGTGGAAGCCGCGGCGGGCCAGGAGGGCGACCGCGAGGCGATCCGCGACGTGCTGTTCGCCGCGGCGTCCCTCAGCCGGCTGTGA
- the purU gene encoding formyltetrahydrofolate deformylase, with protein MTAPQPAESVPAAASDAFAEQYVLTLSCPDKQGIVHAVSSYLFMTGCNIEDSQQFGDHDTGLFFMRVHFSADVTVNVDKLRASFAAIGDSFRMDWQIHRSSDRMRVVLMVSKFGHCLNDLLFRSGMGALPVEIVAVVSNHTDFAELVASYGVPFRHIPVSRENKAEAEAQLLELVRGENVELVVLARYMQVLSDDLCKQLSGRIINIHHSFLPSFKGAKPYHQAHARGVKLIGATAHYVTADLDEGPIIEQEVERAGHGVTPDQLVAIGRDVECQALARAVKWHAERRILLNGRRTVVFA; from the coding sequence ATGACCGCGCCGCAGCCTGCCGAATCCGTCCCCGCCGCTGCCTCGGACGCCTTTGCCGAGCAGTACGTCCTCACGCTCTCGTGCCCCGACAAACAGGGCATCGTGCACGCCGTGTCGAGCTATCTCTTCATGACCGGCTGCAACATCGAGGACAGCCAGCAGTTCGGCGACCACGACACCGGTCTCTTCTTCATGCGGGTCCACTTCTCCGCGGACGTCACGGTGAACGTGGACAAGCTGCGGGCCAGCTTCGCCGCGATCGGCGACTCGTTCCGGATGGACTGGCAGATACACCGCTCCTCCGACCGCATGCGGGTCGTGCTGATGGTCAGCAAGTTCGGGCACTGCCTCAACGACCTGCTCTTCCGCTCCGGCATGGGGGCGCTGCCGGTCGAGATCGTGGCCGTCGTCTCCAACCACACGGACTTCGCCGAGCTCGTCGCCTCGTACGGCGTTCCGTTCCGGCACATCCCCGTGTCCAGGGAGAACAAGGCGGAAGCCGAGGCGCAGCTCCTCGAGCTCGTACGCGGTGAGAACGTCGAGCTGGTCGTGCTGGCCCGCTACATGCAGGTGCTCTCCGACGATCTCTGCAAGCAGTTGAGCGGCCGGATCATCAACATCCACCACTCCTTCCTGCCGAGCTTCAAGGGCGCGAAGCCGTACCACCAGGCCCATGCGCGCGGAGTGAAGCTGATCGGTGCCACGGCGCACTACGTGACCGCCGACCTCGACGAGGGGCCGATCATCGAGCAGGAGGTCGAGCGGGCGGGCCACGGCGTCACGCCGGACCAGCTCGTCGCCATCGGGCGCGATGTGGAGTGCCAGGCGCTGGCGCGCGCGGTCAAGTGGCACGCCGAGCGGCGCATCCTGCTCAACGGCCGCCGTACGGTGGTCTTCGCCTAG
- a CDS encoding SCO4402 family protein — protein MGDMPLNDMPWWRWRSNVRSALHMLSDPVFHHECWLAGREGYGDVTDAVYRLVEDTWLDNWSAEKYVGTIFRDSAEAALVDVAALRVLRIMHQVGADAPVSVYLEHQGWPEAVAAAREAHVMLATNDAEDPDIPPRSLDVLRIMTRSA, from the coding sequence ATGGGCGACATGCCGCTCAACGACATGCCGTGGTGGCGCTGGCGCAGCAATGTGCGCTCGGCGCTGCACATGCTTTCCGACCCCGTCTTCCACCATGAGTGCTGGCTGGCCGGCCGGGAGGGGTACGGCGACGTCACCGACGCCGTGTACCGCCTGGTCGAGGACACCTGGCTGGACAACTGGTCCGCCGAGAAGTACGTAGGGACGATCTTCCGCGACTCGGCCGAGGCCGCCCTCGTGGACGTCGCCGCGCTGCGGGTGCTGCGCATCATGCACCAGGTCGGCGCGGACGCTCCCGTCTCCGTCTACCTGGAGCACCAGGGCTGGCCCGAGGCCGTCGCGGCCGCTCGCGAAGCCCATGTGATGCTCGCCACGAACGACGCGGAGGACCCGGACATTCCCCCGCGTTCCCTGGACGTGCTCCGCATCATGACCAGATCGGCCTGA
- a CDS encoding ABC transporter substrate-binding protein, with translation MTGWRRLTSPRPYKVLTCTAAAGALLISGCGVIPGVSGGSREPVTVMTWAPDATGADSVNMAGMPAMARTYGRWINEQGGIDGHELRVITCNEDDTSRGAAKCARRAVDENAVAVVGSYSRHGRSFLAPLEAAGIPYIGGYGASADEFVSYLSYPVNGGQSALLAGNGQQLAATCDKVSLVRPDSLVGDGMPSLVDSSLSKADRPASYDIRAPEGATSYDSQASKALQQADDGCVTAVLGERTETFFDSFRRLEPEDSEVRISSVLGSIGQPLIDRTGGRNSPFEGAYVTGWYPDSGDARWAEMRGVIEKYAFGDNRIDPEDTGVQTTWIAYTALRKVVEAMDRPEITASSLAVALNRGAEVDTGGLTPVLRWRWADTIGSPGYPRIVNGQVTFQVVREGRLVAQKKGFVDVTETLMDARRMV, from the coding sequence ATGACCGGATGGCGACGCCTCACCTCCCCCCGCCCCTACAAAGTCCTCACGTGTACGGCGGCGGCAGGGGCGCTGCTGATATCCGGCTGCGGGGTGATCCCTGGAGTCTCGGGGGGCTCCAGGGAGCCCGTGACCGTCATGACCTGGGCCCCCGACGCGACCGGCGCCGACTCGGTGAACATGGCGGGCATGCCTGCCATGGCGAGGACCTACGGCCGCTGGATCAACGAGCAGGGCGGCATCGACGGTCACGAGCTGCGGGTGATCACCTGCAACGAGGACGACACCTCGCGCGGCGCGGCGAAGTGCGCCCGGCGTGCGGTCGACGAGAACGCGGTCGCGGTCGTCGGCTCGTACAGCAGGCACGGCCGGTCCTTCCTGGCCCCTCTGGAGGCCGCCGGCATTCCGTACATCGGCGGCTACGGTGCCTCGGCCGACGAGTTCGTCAGCTATCTCTCCTACCCGGTCAACGGCGGCCAGTCGGCCCTGCTCGCGGGCAACGGGCAGCAGTTGGCGGCCACGTGCGACAAGGTGTCGCTCGTACGGCCCGACTCGCTGGTCGGTGACGGCATGCCCTCGCTCGTCGACTCGAGCCTCTCCAAGGCCGACCGGCCCGCGTCCTACGACATCAGGGCTCCCGAGGGGGCCACGTCGTACGACTCGCAGGCGTCCAAGGCTCTCCAGCAGGCCGACGACGGCTGTGTGACCGCGGTGCTGGGCGAGCGCACGGAGACGTTCTTCGACTCGTTCCGCCGTCTGGAGCCGGAGGACAGCGAGGTCCGCATCTCCTCCGTGCTCGGCAGCATCGGGCAGCCGCTCATCGACCGTACGGGCGGCCGGAACAGTCCGTTCGAGGGCGCGTACGTCACCGGCTGGTACCCGGACTCGGGCGATGCCCGCTGGGCCGAGATGCGGGGAGTGATCGAGAAGTACGCCTTCGGCGACAACCGGATCGACCCCGAGGACACCGGCGTGCAGACGACGTGGATCGCGTACACCGCGCTCAGGAAGGTCGTCGAGGCGATGGACCGGCCGGAGATCACGGCGAGCAGCCTGGCGGTCGCACTCAACCGGGGCGCCGAGGTGGACACCGGCGGCCTGACACCGGTCCTGCGCTGGCGCTGGGCGGACACCATCGGCTCGCCCGGGTATCCGCGCATCGTCAACGGGCAGGTGACGTTCCAGGTGGTGCGCGAAGGGCGCCTGGTCGCCCAGAAGAAGGGCTTCGTGGACGTCACGGAGACCCTGATGGACGCCCGCCGCATGGTCTGA
- a CDS encoding transcriptional regulator yields MAARPLVARQPNERLQTLIQEAACSNAGLARRVNMVGTERGLDLRYDKTSVARWLRGQQPRGRAPGIIAEALGRKLGRTVTIDEIGMANGKNLASGVGLQFAPTVLGAIEQVCELWRSDVGRRDLLSGSAVAASALVEPSRDWLITGADPQVARTAGARVGMPDVEAVRAMTAALVDLDHRFGSGHVRPVLVHYLNSVVSGLLSGAYRESVGRELFGAAARLTELAGYMAVDTGQPGLAQRYYIQALRLAQAAGDRAYGGYVLAASMSHLAAQLGNPREIAQLARAAQEGARGRVTPRAEAMFHAAEARGHALMGDARTCQVVAGRALTALEQADPDTGDDPSWIAHFDAAYLADELAHCHRDLGQAEPAARRAKEALAALPESRTRRRGIGLVLLATAQVQQREVEQACHTGLRAMELLGTVRSSRGAEYLDDLKQRLLPYGETPAVREFGARMELQAA; encoded by the coding sequence ATGGCAGCCAGGCCTCTCGTCGCCCGTCAGCCGAACGAACGGCTTCAGACGCTCATCCAGGAAGCCGCCTGTTCCAACGCGGGCCTCGCACGTCGCGTCAACATGGTCGGGACGGAGCGCGGGCTCGACCTCCGCTACGACAAGACCTCCGTGGCCCGCTGGCTGCGCGGACAGCAACCGCGTGGCAGGGCACCGGGAATCATCGCCGAGGCGCTCGGCCGCAAGCTCGGCCGTACGGTCACGATCGACGAGATCGGCATGGCCAACGGCAAGAACCTGGCCTCGGGAGTGGGCCTGCAGTTCGCGCCCACCGTGCTCGGTGCGATCGAGCAGGTCTGCGAGCTGTGGCGCAGCGACGTGGGGCGCCGCGACCTGCTCTCCGGGTCGGCCGTGGCAGCCTCGGCGCTGGTCGAGCCCAGCCGGGACTGGCTGATCACGGGCGCCGACCCGCAGGTGGCACGGACGGCGGGTGCCCGGGTGGGCATGCCGGACGTGGAGGCGGTGCGGGCGATGACGGCCGCGCTCGTCGACCTGGACCACCGCTTCGGCAGCGGACATGTGCGGCCCGTCCTCGTGCACTACCTCAACAGCGTGGTGTCGGGGCTCCTTTCGGGGGCGTACCGCGAGTCCGTCGGCCGGGAGCTGTTCGGCGCGGCCGCCCGGCTCACCGAACTGGCCGGGTACATGGCCGTCGACACCGGTCAGCCGGGGCTGGCCCAGCGGTACTACATCCAGGCGCTGCGCCTCGCCCAAGCCGCGGGCGACCGGGCGTACGGCGGCTATGTGCTGGCCGCGTCGATGAGCCATCTCGCGGCCCAGCTCGGCAATCCGCGCGAGATCGCGCAGCTTGCACGGGCGGCGCAGGAAGGTGCGCGGGGCCGGGTGACGCCGCGCGCGGAGGCGATGTTCCACGCGGCGGAGGCCCGGGGGCACGCGCTGATGGGGGATGCCCGCACCTGCCAGGTGGTGGCGGGCCGGGCGCTGACGGCACTGGAGCAGGCCGACCCGGACACGGGCGACGACCCGTCCTGGATCGCGCACTTCGACGCGGCCTACCTCGCGGACGAGCTGGCGCACTGCCACCGCGACCTCGGGCAGGCGGAGCCGGCCGCGCGCAGGGCGAAGGAGGCTCTCGCGGCCCTCCCGGAGTCCCGGACCCGCCGCCGCGGGATCGGGCTGGTCCTGCTGGCCACCGCGCAGGTGCAGCAGCGTGAGGTGGAGCAGGCGTGCCACACGGGCCTGCGGGCGATGGAGCTCCTGGGCACGGTGCGCTCCAGCCGGGGTGCTGAATATCTCGATGACCTCAAGCAGCGGCTTCTGCCGTACGGGGAGACGCCCGCGGTCCGGGAGTTCGGCGCCAGGATGGAGCTTCAGGCCGCCTGA